The window GACGCCAGTCGGGTTGTGGCAGCAGGCGTGCAGCACCACGATCGAGCCGGACGGCAGGTTGTTCAGGTCTTCGAGCATGCCGGCGCGGTTGACGTCGTTGGTCGGCGCGTCGTAGTAGCGGTAGTTCTGCACCGGGAAGCCGGCCGATTCGAACAGCGCACGGTGGTTTTCCCAGCTCGGGTCGCTGATGGCAACCACGGCGTTCGGCGACACACGCTTGAGGAAGTCGGCGCCAATCTTCAGTGCGCCGGTACCGCCGACGGCCTGCACGGTAACCACGCGGCCGGCGGCCAGCAGTGGCGACTCGGCGCCGAACAGCAGCTTTTGTACAGCCTGGTCGTAGGTGGCGATACCGTCGATCGGCAGGTAGCCGCGCGAGGCGTGCTGGGCGGCACGCTGGGTCTCGGCTTCGATCACGGCGCGCAGCAGCGGAATTCGGCCTTCCTCATTGCAATATACGCCCACGCCCAGGTTGACCTTGTCGGTACGTGGGTCGGCGTTGAATGCTTCGTTGAGGCCCAGAATAGGGTCGCGGGGTGCCAGCTCGACAGCGGAAAACAGGCTCATTGTTACCTTGGCTCTGATTGGAGTGTGATAGGACGTACACGCTCCAGCCCGAATGCACTGAAGCGGTGCACAAACGGGGAGTCAGTATAGTGATACCGACCGGTCACCGCGACAGTCCGGCATCGCTTTTCAGGTCATTTGCGCAAATATTTTTCGACCATTGGTCTAATTGCCGGGTCCACTGCAACAAGCGCTCACAGCTGTGCCTTGAAAGCGCCCCCCTGCGGGCGCATTTGGGTATAGACTACTGGCTAAATTTACAGTTGCTGCAACACCGCGAGGTCTGTCATGTCCGAGTTCCAGCTCGTCACCCGTTTCCAGCCGGCCGGCGACCAGCCCGAGGCCATCCGCCAGATGGTCGAAGGTATCGAGGCGGGGCTGTCGCACCAGACGCTGCTCGGGGTGACTGGCTCGGGCAAGACCTTCAGCATCGCCAACGTCATTCAGCAGGTGCAGCGGCCTACCCTGGTGCTTGCGCCGAACAAGACCCTGGCCGCGCAGCTTTATGGCGAATTCAAGGCATTCTTCCCCAACAATGCGGTGGAGTACTTCGTTTCCTACTACGACTACTACCAGCCTGAAGCCTACGTACCGTCGTCCGACACCTTCATCGAGAAGGACGCTTCGATCAACGACCACATCGAGCAGATGCGCCTGTCGGCGACCAAGGCGCTGCTGGAGCGGCGTGACGCGATCATCGTCACCACCGTGTCGTGCATCTACGGCCTTGGCAGCCCCGAGACCTACCTGAAAATGGTCCTGCACGTGGACCGTGGCGACAAGCTCGACCAGCGCGCGTTGCTGCGCCGCCTGGCCGACCTGCAATACACCCGCAACGAGATGGACTTCGCCCGCGCCACCTTCCGCGTGCGCGGCGATGTGATCGACATCTTCCCGGCCGAATCGGACCTCGAGGCCATCCGCATCGAACTGTTCGATGACGAGGTGGAGAACATCGCCGCCTTCGACCCGCTGACCGGCGAGGTCTTCCGCAAGCTGCCGCGTTTCACCTTCTACCCCAAGAGCCACTACGTCACCCCGCGGGAAACCCTGCTGGAGGCGGTGGAAGGCATCAAGGAAGAGCTCAAGGACCGCCTGGAATACCTGCAGAAGGCCAACAAGCTGGTCGAGGCCCAGCGCCTGGAGCAACGCACCCGCTTCGATCTGGAGATGATCCTGGAGCTGGGCTACTGCAACGGCATCGAGAACTACTCGCGCTACCTGTCCGGGCGCCCGGCCGGGGCGCCGCCGCCCACCCTGTACGACTACCTGCCGCCCGATGCGCTGCTGGTGATCGACGAATCCCACGTCAGCGTTCCGCAGGTCGGCGCCATGTACAAGGGCGACCGCTCGCGCAAGGAAACCCTGGTCGAGTACGGCTTCCGCCTGCCTTCGGCGCTGGACAACCGGCCGATGCGTTTCGACGAGTGGGAGGACGTCAGCCCGCAGACCATCTTCGTATCCGCCACCCCGGGCCCCTATGAGGCCGAGCACGCCGGGCGCGTGGTAGAGCAGGTGGTGCGCCCCACCGGCCTGGTCGACCCTCAGGTGGAAGTACGCCCGGCGCTTACCCAGGTGGATGACCTGCTGTCGGAAATCCGCAAGCGCGTGGCACAGGGCGAGCGGGTGCTGGCCACCACGCTGACCAAGCGCATGGCCGAAGACCTCACCGACTACCTGGCCGACCACGACGTGCGGGTGCGTTACCTGCACTCGGACATCGACACCGTCGAGCGGGTGGAGATCATCCGCGACCTGCGCCTGGGTACCTTCGACGTGCTGGTGGGCATCAACCTGCTGCGTGAGGGCCTGGACATGCCCGAGGTGTCGCTGGTGGCGATCCTCGATGCCGACAAGGAAGGTTTCCTGCGCTCCGAGCGCTCACTGATCCAGACCATCGGCCGTGCTGCGCGTAACCTCAATGGTCGGGCCATCCTGTATGCCGACAACATCACCGGTTCCATGCAGCGCGCCATCGACGAAACCGAGCGTCGTCGCGAGAAGCAGATCGCATTCAACCAGGCCAATGGCATCGTGCCCAAAGGTGTGGTCAAGGACATCACCGATATCATGGAAGGCGCCACCGTGCCCGGCGCGCGCAGCAAGAAGCGCAAGGGCATGGCCAAGGCAGCGGAGGAGAGCGCCCGTTACGAGGCCGAGCTGCGCACGCCGGGCGAGATCACCAAACGCATCAAGCAACTGGAAGAGAAGATGATGCAGTTCGCCCGCGACCTGGAGTTCGAGGCCGCGGCGCAATTGCGCGACGAGATTGCCCAGCTGCGCGAGCGGTTGATTACCAGCTGAAGCCTGGCGCGGGCCTTGTGGGAGCGGGCGTGCCCGCGAAGAATTCAACGCGGTGGCTGGCACCGGCTGCGCCGGTGTTCGCGGGCACGCCCGCTCCCACAGGGACCGCATACAGTTTGAAATAGCCTCAATGTGCTTCTCCCGCTTTCAGCCCCTCCGGCAACTTGCGGGTCAACAACACCGCCACCATGCTCACCGCTAACCCGATCCCCACAAAGTGGAACGCATCGTTATAGGCCATGATCAACGCCTGCTGGTGAGTGATCTCGCTCAACTTGCCCAGCGCCGCATTGTCATTGCCCAGCCGCTCCGCCAGTTGCGCCAACCGTTCCGCCACCTGCGGGTTGCTCGGCACCACCGCCTCCCTCAGGTAATCGAAATACACCTTGGTCCGTGCATCCAGCAGGGTGGCCAGCAGCGCAATGCCGATCGCACCGCCCAGGTTACGCAGGATATTGAACAGGCTCGACGCCGAACCCGCATCCTGCGGCTGTATATACGCCGTGGCGATCAGCGAAATGGTCACCATGATCATTGGCTGGCCGATGGCACGGATGATCTGGATATGGTTGAACTGCGGCCCTGCAAAATCCGGATTGAGCACCCCCGAGCCGAAACTGGCGGCGCCGAACAGGCAGAACCCCAGGGCACACAACACCTTGGGCGACACCACTTTCATCAGTTGCGGCACCAACGGGATCAGGAACAGCTGCGGGATACCCATCCACATGATCACCTCGCCGATCTGCAAGGCGTTGTAGCCCTGCACCTGCGCCAGGTACAGCGGCAGCAGGTAGATCGACCCGTACAAGCCCACCCCCATGCCAAGGCTGGCGATGCTCGACAGGCCAAAGTTGCGGTTGCCGAGGATGCGCAGGTTGATCAGCGGGTGTGGCTTGGAAAACTGCAGGATGACGAAGGTGATCAGGCTGACCAGGGCGGTGCTGCCCAGGCCGACGATCAGCTGCGATTCCAGCCAGTCCTTGCGGTGGCCTTCCTCCAGGAACACCTGCAGGCAGCCAAGCCCCAGGCCCAGGGTGACGATGCCGGCGTAATCGGTGCTTTTCAGCAGCTCCCAGTGCGCGTCCTTCTTTTCCAGCCCGTACAGCAGGCCGGCGATCATCACCAGGCCCGGTGGGATATTGATGTAGAAAATGTACTCCCAGCCCCAGTTCTCGGTCAGCCAGCCGCCCAAGGTGGGGCCGATGGAGGGGGCGAAGGTGGCGGTCATGGCGAACATGGCCATGCCCTTGGCGCGGTGGTGTTCGGGCAGCTTGATCAGGGTCAGGGTGAAGGCCAGCGGGATCAGCGCACCGCCGGTAAAACCCTGCAGGGCGCGGAACAGGATCATGCTCTCCAGGTTCCAGGCCATCGAACATAACAGCGACGACAACAGGAAACCGCTGGACACCCACACGGCCAGGCGCCGCGCCGACAGCAGCTGCACCAGCCAGGCGGTGAGCGGGATCATGATGATTTCCGCGACCAGGTAAGAGGTGGAAATCCACGAGCCTTCCTCCAGCGTCGCCGACAGTGCGCCCTGGATGTCCTTGAGCGACGAGTTGGTGATCTGGATGTCCAGCACCGCCATGAAGGCGCCGAGCATCACGCTCATCACCGCGATCCAGTCCCGCCGTGTCGGCTCCGCGGTTGGCCTGAGCAGCTGGTCACCGGCCATTGTGGCCTTCGTCTTCGCTGCGCAGGTCGACGGTGGCGGTCACCGACATGCCAGGGCGGATGCGCCCGTGCAGCGGGTTGTCAGCGCGGAAGGTCAGCTTGACCGGAATACGCTGCACCACCTTGGTGAAGTTGCCGGTGGCGTTGTCGGGCGGTAGCAGGCTGAACTGCGCGCCGGAGGCGGCGAAAAGGCTGTCGACCCGGCCTTCTATCGGTGTGTCGGGGTAGCTGTCGAACAGCAGCTCGGCACGCTGGCCGGGCTGCATGCGGCCGATCTGGGTTTCCTTGAAATTGGCCTGCACCCAGATGTCTTCATCCGGCACGATCGACAGCAGGTAAGCACCGGCCTGTACCACCTGGCCATTGCGCGCGTTGCGCTGGCCGATGCTGCCGCTGATCGGTGCACGGATTTCACAGCGGGTCAGGTTCAGTTCGGCTTGTGCCAGGTCGGCGCGAGCGTTGGCGATCTGCGCGTCGAGGCGCTTGAGTTCGGCGGTCAGTGCGTTGACTTGCTGGCGCTGGCTTTGCAGGTCGGCACGGGCCTTGTCGACCTGCGAGCCGGCGACATGGCTGTCCGCGGACAGGGTGGTGACCCGTTCTTCCGATACGAAACCTGGTTTGCGCAGCTTCTCGGCACGGCTCAGGTCCAGGCGCGAGCGGTCGAAGGTGGCCTGGTTGGCCGCCACCTGGGCCTGGCCGGCGGCGATCAGGCTGGCTTGCTGGGTCAGGCGGCTTTGCGCCTGCACCTGCTCGGCTTCGCGGGTGGCCAGGGCGGCGCGGGCGCGTTGCACGGCCAGTTCGAAGTCGGCGGCCTCCAGGCGCACCAGCAGGTCGCCTTTCCTGACGTGCTGGTTGTCCTCGACCCGCACCTCGTCGATGCGTGCGCCCAACTGGCTGGAAATGCGGGTGATCTCGCCCTGTACGTAGGCGTTGTCGGTGCTTTCGTAGAAGCGGCCCTTGAAGTACCAGTGGCCCAGGAAGGTGAGGGCGATGACGGCCACCAAGGTGAAGAAGACCAGCAGGCGGCGTTTGAGTTGGGCAGGCATGAGGACTATCGTTCCAGAAATGTAAATAAATTTAACAGCGGCACATGGCCGGTCGACAAGTGACGTTCGCGCCATTGCTGGAGCCCGGTGCCTGCCTCCTGCTAACATCCCGCCTTTGTTTCATCTTTCGTTCGAGACTCTCCATGACCACCGTACGCACGCGTATCGCGCCATCGCCTACCGGCGACCCCCATGTCGGCACTGCCTACATCGCCCTGTTCAACTACTGCTTTGCCAAGCAGCACGGCGGTGAGTTCATCCTGCGCATCGAAGACACCGACCAGCTGCGCTCCACGCGCGAGTCGGAGCAGCAGATCTTCGATGCCCTGCGCTGGCTCGGCATCGAATGGAACGAAGGTCCGGACGTCGGCGGCCCGCACGGCCCTTACCGGCAGAGCGAGCGTGGCGAAATCTACGCCAGGTACGCCAAGGAGCTGGTTGACGCCGGCCATGCCTTCTACTGCTTCTGCACCGCCGAAGAGCTGGAGCAGATGCGCGCAGAGCAGCAAGCCCGTGGCGAAACCCCGCGCTACGACGGCCGCGCGCTGCTGCTGAGCGCCGAGGAAGTGCAGCGCCGCCTGGACGCTGGCGAGCCGCACGTGATCCGCATGAAAGTGCCGAGCGAAGGCGTGTGCGTGGTACCGGACATGCTGCGTGGTGATGTCGAGATCCCGTGGGACCGCATGGACATGCAGGTGCTGATGAAGAACGACGGCCTGCCGACGTACTTCCTGGCCAACGTGGTCGACGACCATCTGATGGGCATCACCCACGTGCTGCGCGGCGAAGAGTGGCTGCCATCGGCACCCAAGCTGATCAAACTGTACGAATACTTCGGCTGGGAACAGCCCAAGCTGTGCTACATGCCGCTGCTGCGTAACCCGGACAAGTCCAAGCTGTCCAAGCGCAAGAACCCGACCTCGGTGACTTTCTACGAGCGCATGGGCTTCATGCCCGAGGCGATGCTCAACTACCTGGGCCGCATGGGCTGGTCGATGCCGGACGAGCGCGAGAAGTTCTCGCTGGCCGAGATGGTCGAGCACTTCGACCTGTCGCGTATCTCGCTGGGCGGCCCGATCTTCGACATCGAGAAGCTGTCCTGGCTGAACGGCCAGTGGCTGCGCGAACTGTCGGTCGAGGAGTTCGCCGCGCGCCTGCAGAAGTGGGCGTTCAACAGCGACTACATGATGAAGATCGCCCCGCACGTGCAAGGCCGGGTGGAAACCTTCAGCCAGGTTGCCCCGCTGGGCGGGTTCTTCTTCGAAGGCGCGCTGAAGCTGGACGCCAAGCTGTTCGAAAGCAAGAAGCTGTCGGCCGACCAGGTACGCCAGGTGATCCAGCTGATCCTGTGGAAGCTCGAAAGCCTGCGTCAGTGGGAAAAAGAGCGCATCACCGGTTGCATCCAGGCGGTGGTCGAGGCGCTGGAGCTGAAGCTGCGTGATGCCATGCCGCTGATGTTTGCCGCCATTACCGGCCAGGCCAGCTCGGTTTCGGTGCTGGACGCGATGGAAATCCTTGGCCCGGACCTGACCCGCTACCGCCTGCGCCAGGCCCTGGACCTGCTGGGTGGTGTGTCGAAGAAAGAAAACAAAGAGTGGGAAAAGCTGCTGGCCTCTATCGCCTGACAGTGGTCCCGAGGCCATAAGCCGAACTTGTGGGAGCGGGTAAACCCGCTCCCACGGGGCTCAGTGTTCAGTTTTGGCAAGGGGAGGGCGGTAAGTGATTGTTATCTGTGAAAAATTTTTTGAATATTTTGAAAAATTCGTTTGACAGCCCTGCAATCCGATCTTAATATGCGCCCCGTCCACAGCGATGAACGAAAACGAAACGCCAGGCACCCAGCCAGCGCTTCGGTTCAAGGCGACATTGTGGGGCTATAGCTCAGCTGGGAGAGCGCCTGCATGGCATGCAGGAGGTCAGCGGTTCGATCCCGCTTAGCTCCACCAAATTCCGTCTGGCAGCCAAGGCTGTCGGGCAAGACCGGGTCCAGCAACCGGGTCTTGAAGGTAAGAAGGTTAGTCCCCTTCGTCTAGTGGCCTAGGACACCGCCCTTTCACGGCGGTAACAGGGGTTCGAGTCCCCTAGGGGACGCCAGTTTTGCACAAGCGATGTTTCAGGATGTCGCTGGGCCGAGAGGCTAGAAATCCGGGGCTATAGCTCAGCTGGGAGAGCGCCTGCATGGCATGCAGGAGGTCAGCGGTTCGATCCCGCTTAGCTCCACCAATTTGCCGCGGTTCGCGAAAGCGGATCGGCACGAAGGTTACGTCCCCTTCGTCTAGTGGCCTAGGACACCGCCCTTTCACGGCGGTAACAGGGGTTCGAGTCCCCTAGGGGACGCCACTTTTCCTGCGTTTTGCAGGGCTTTAAAGGCTCGTCGATTACTGATGAGCCTTTTGTTTCGGGGCTATAGCTCAGCTGGGAGAGCGCCTGCATGGCATGCAGGAGGTCAGCGGTTCGATCCCGCTTAGCTCCACCATTTCTGCCGCGGTTCGCGTAAGCGGATCGGCACGAAGGTTACGTCCCCTTCGTCTAGTGGCCTAGGACACCGCCCTTTCACGGCGGTAACAGGGGTTCGAGTCCCCTAGGGGACGCCACGTTTACCCGCGTTTTGCGGGACTTTGAAGGCTCATTCGATTATTGAATGGGCCTTTTGTTTTTCTCCCCTAATCAAAATTTCGCGACCGACAGGCGGCTGCAGATTCTGCTTGCCAAAAAATATTATGCGAATAATATTTTGATCATCATATTTTTGTTGGCGAGTGGCCTGATGAGCGACAAGAAGAGCAGAACCCGCGAGCGCATTCTCGAGGCGGCGCGAAGTGCGCTGATCCAGCACGGCCCGGCCGAGCCCAGCGTCAGCCAGGTCATGGGTGCGGCAGGCCTGACCGTCGGTGGTTTCTACGCCCACTTCGACAGCAAGGACGAGTTGATGCTCGAAGCGTTCCGCCAGTTGCTGGGCGAGCGCCGCGCCTTGCTCGCGCAGATCGACCCCAGCCTCGATGGCGCCGGGCGGCGGGCGCTGGCCAGTGCGTTCTATCTGTCGCGCAAGCACCGTGATGCCGAAGTGCATGCCTGCCCGCTGCCCAATTCGCTGGGCGAGATGCAGCGCCTGCCAGAGGCCTTCCGCGAGGTTCTGGCCGAGCACATCGAGTTGATGGCTGCCGCCATGGTCGACCGCCCCGAGGACGCCGACAAGGCATTGGCCGACCTGGCCCTGATGGTTGGTGGCCTGGCGCTTGCCCGTGCCCTGGGCACCAGCGAACTGTCCGATCGTATTCTGCGCGCCGCCAAATCGGCGGTGCTTTGAGCCTGGAGCATGGCGATGACTACCCTGAGCTGGATTCGTGGTGTCAATGGCACCTTGGGCCGCCTGGCCCCCGAGCATGTCGCGGGCAAGATGCGCCGTGCCTTCATGACTCCTCGCAACCTGCCGCCACGGGATTGGGAGTTGCCCGTGCTGGCCAGCGCCGAGCGCATCACTTTGCGCTTCGGCTTGTCGGCCTTGCGCTGGGGCAAGGGGCCGACCGTGCTGATGATGCACGGCTGGGAGGGGCGCCCGACCCAGTTTGCCGCGTTGATCGAAACCTTGGTCCAGGCGGGGCACACGGTGGTGTCGCTGGAGGGGCCGGGGCATGGCCGTTCGCCTGGCGAACAGGCAAATGTGGTGTTGTTTGCCCGAGCGCTGCTGGAAGCTGCCGCCGAGCTGCCGCCGCTGCGCGCGGTTATTGGCCATTCCATGGGCGGCGCCAGTGTATTGCTGGCCTTGCAGATGGGGCTGCGTACCGAGGCAGCGGTAAGCATCGCTGCCCCGGCGCGGCTATTGGGCGTACTGCGTGGCTTTGCCCATCGTCTGGGTCTGCCGGCGCGGGCGCGGGCTGCATTCATTCGCCAGGTGGAGCGGGATGTGGGCATGCAGATTGCGCGGCTGGATGTGACGGGTTACCAGTTGGAGTTACCCGGGCTGGTGGTGCATGCCGCCGATGATGCCTTGGTCGCAGCCGATGAGGCCCGGGTTATCCACAAGGCCTGGTTCGATAGCCGCCTGATGCTGCTGGAGGCGGGTGGCCACCAGCGCGTGCTGTCCGATCCGCGCCTGAGTGAAGCGGTGCTGGAGCTGCTGGCCCGGGCTGGCGCGGTGCCTGTAGGAGCGGCCTTGTGTCGCGATGGGCTGCGCAGCAGCCCCGGCAATCTGTGTCGGGACTGAGATTTTGGGGCCGCTGCGCGCCCCATCGCGACACAAGGCCGCTCCTACAGGGACCGCGTAGCCCCGCAGGCAAGTGCAGAAGGGCTGGACTTTCCCTCGGCGGTCCCTGCTAAATCCACTTTTGCTCCAAGGAAGCGAACATGAGCTGGGACTTGGCAACACCCTTCGTCATCGACCTGCGCGTCGGTAGCGAGGATATCGACGGCCTCGGCCACGCCAACAACGCGGTCTACGTCACCTGGCTGGAGCGCTGCGCCTGGCGCCATTCCCAGCGCCTGGGCCTGGACCTGGCCGAATATCGCCGGCTGGACCGGGCCATGGCGGTGGTGCGCCACGAAATCGACTACCTGGCTGCTGCCTACGAGGATGACGAGTTGCAACTGGCCACCTGGATCATCGACTGGGACCAGCGCCTGCGCATGACCCGGCGCTTCCAGCTCAAGCGCCCGCGCGACGGCGTGACTTTGCTGCGCGCCCAGACCACCTTTGCCTGCATCGAGCTGTCCAGCGGCAAGCCCAAGCGCATGCCGGCGGAGTTCCTCGACGGTTACGGCCCGGCGCTGATCGGCGCCTGAAACACCGGCAATTTTTGTTAAACTGCCGGCTTTTTCCGCCGAGACCCCGACATGCAAATTGCCCTGGCCCCCATGGAGGGGCTGGTCGACAACATCCTGCGCGACGTGCTGACCCGCGTGGGCGGTATCGACTGGTGCGTCACCGAGTTCATTCGCGTGTGCGACCGCCTGCTGCCGCCTTCCTCGTTCGACAAGCTGGCGCCCGAGTTGCGCAATGGCGCACGGACCGCTGCAGGGGTACCAATGCGCGTGCAGTTGTTGGGGTCGGACCCTGTGTGCCTGGCGGAAAACGCCGCGCTGGCCTGCCAGTTGGGCGCGCCGGTGATAGACCTGAACTTCGGTTGCCCGGCCAAGACCGTGAACAAGTCGCGCGGTGGAGCGGTGCTGCTCAAGGAGCCGGAGCTGCTGCACGCCATTGTGCGTGAAGTGCGCCATGCCGTGCCGGCACATATCCCGGTCACCTCGAAGATGCGCCTGGGTTTCGACAGCCCCGATGGCGCGCTGGAGTGTGCCATGGCGCTGGCCGAAGGCGGTTCGGCGCACCTGGTGGTACATGCGCGGACGAAGGTCGAGGGCTACAAGCCCCCGGCCCACTGGGAGTGGGTGGCGCGGGTGCAGGATGTGGTCAAGGTGCCAGTGTTCGCCAACGGCGAGATCTGGACCGTGGATGACTGGCGGCGCTGTCGTGAGGTCAGTGGCGCCGAAGATATCATGCTGGGCCGTGGGCTGGTTTCGCGCCCCGATCTTGGGCTGCAGATTGCCGCGGCGCGTGACGGGCGGGAGTACCAGCCGATGAGCTGGGACGACCTGCTGCCGTTGCTTCGCGAGTTCTGGCGTCAGGCCCAGGCCAAGTTGTCGCCGCGCTATGCACCGGGGCGGATGAAGCAGTGGCTGGCGATGCTGACCCGCAGTTATCCCGAAGCGGTTGTGCTGTTTGCCGAATTGCGGCGGGAAGATGACTGTGCGCGGATCAGCCGGTTGCTGGGGGTTGAGGCGGTTACCTTGGAGGCTTGTGTTGCCTGATCCGGCCCTTTCGCGGGCGTGCCCGCGAAGAGGCCATCAAATCCAGTGCAGGAATCCAGATTTTTTCTGCTCCCCCCTTGAAAGCATTTCCCCCGGCCATATCTCTTGAGTACGCGATGCCGAAGTCGGGTCGCGTAATGACTTACTTGCTGAATCTCAGGAGTTCATGACCATGACTACCGCTTTCTCTCTCGCTCCACTGTTCCGCCATTCCGTTGGTTTCGACCGTTTCAACGACCTGTTCGAATCCGCGGCACGTAACGAGGCCGGTAGCAGCTACCCGCCCTACAATGTGGAAAAGCATGGCGATGACCACTACCGTATCGTGGTTGCTGCAGCCGGTTTCCAGGAAGAGGACCTCGACCTGCAGGTTGAAAAAGGTGTCCTGACCGTGACCGGTGGCAAGCGCGACAATGGCCCTGCTGAAGTGACCTACCTGCATCAGGGTATCGCGCAGCGCGCCTTCAAGCTGTCGTTCCGCCTGGCCGACCATATTGAAGTCAAGGCCGCCGGCCTGGCCAATGGCCTGCTCAGCATCGACCTGCTGCGCATCGTGCCTGAAGAGGCCAAGGCCAAGCGCATTCCGATCAACGGCGACAAGCCAGCGCTGAACTGATCGTGTAGATGTGAAAAAGGGCACCCCTAGGGGTGCCCTTTTTTGTGGCGGCTGTCTTGCACAACATCCAGAAGCTGGCGCGATCACTGTGGGAGCGGTTTCAGTAATCCGCCGGCGCCTCCAGCAACATCTGCCGGAACTCCGGCAACGGCAGCGGCCGGCTGTGCAAGTACCCCTGGTACAGGTGGCACCCCAGCCGTTCCAGAAACTCCAGTTGTTCGGTCAGTTCCACCCCTTCGGCAATCACCGTCAACTCCAGGCTGCGAGCCATGGCGACGATAGCGCGGACGATTTCGGCGTCGTTGGGGTCTTCCGGCGCATCGCGCACGAAGGTCTGGTCGATCTTCAGCGCGTCCACTGGCAGGCGTTTCAGGTAGGTCAGCGAGGAATAACCGGTGCCGAAGTCATCCATGGCAAAGCTCACCCCGTAGCGCTTCAGCTCGCGCATCTTACTGATGGTGTCCTCCAGGTTCTGGATGACGATGCCTTCGGTAATTTCCAGCGTCAGCATTTGCCGTGGCAGGCGGTAATCGTCCAGGCTGCGCAGCACCCGCCCGACAAAGTCGTTCTGGCGGAACTGCCGTGGGCTGATGTTCACGCACAAGCTGAAATCATCGGCGTCGATCAGCCCGTCGCCGAGCATGCGTGCGCAGGCATCGCACGCTTCGTCGAGTATCCAGCTGCCAACCTCCAGGATCAGGCCGCTTTCTTCCAGCACCTGAATGAATTGCGCCGGTGGCTGCTGACCCAGTTGCGGATGATGCCAGCGCAGCAGCACCTCGGCACCGACGATGCGGTTGTCGCGCGCATCCACCTGTGGCTGGAAGTGCAGCGCCAACTCGCCGCGGGCCAGGGCCAGGCGCAGGTCGTTTTCCATGCGCAGGCGCTCGCTGGCAGCCTTCTGCATGGTGGTATGGAACAGCTGGGTGGTGTTGCGCCCGGAATCCTTGGCACGGTACAGGGCGATATCGGCACGCTTGAGCAGGTCTGCCGGGGTGGCGCCGTGGTCAGGGATCAGCGCCACGCCTATGCTGGGTGTTACCTGCAGGCGCTGGCCATCCAGCGACATCGGCTCGGCCAGCAGTTCGCGCAGGGTATCGGCCAGCCCGCGGACTTTCTCTTCGACCAGCTCGCGGCTGCCTTCCAGGCCGCTGAGCAATACCACGAACTCATCGCCACCCAGGCGCGCCACGGTGTCTTCCAGGCGCACACTGGCTTCCAGCCGCGCTGTGATGATCTTCAGCACCGTGTCGCCCACCGGGTGGCCCAGCGAGTCGTTGATGTGCTTGAAGTGGTCGAGGTCGAGGAACAGCAGGGCGCCGCGAAGGTTGTGGCGCCTGAGCAGGGCGATCTGCTGGCTCAGGCGGTCCATCAGCAGGGCGCGGTTGGGCAGGTTGGTCAGCGGGTCGTGGTAGGCCAGGTGGCGAATCTGTGCCTGGGCGTTTTTCAGCTGGCTGACATCGCGGGCGGTTACCAGCAGGCAGTCCACCTCATTGAGGGTGATCGGCTCCACCGACACTTC of the Pseudomonas asiatica genome contains:
- a CDS encoding alpha/beta fold hydrolase; this encodes MTTLSWIRGVNGTLGRLAPEHVAGKMRRAFMTPRNLPPRDWELPVLASAERITLRFGLSALRWGKGPTVLMMHGWEGRPTQFAALIETLVQAGHTVVSLEGPGHGRSPGEQANVVLFARALLEAAAELPPLRAVIGHSMGGASVLLALQMGLRTEAAVSIAAPARLLGVLRGFAHRLGLPARARAAFIRQVERDVGMQIARLDVTGYQLELPGLVVHAADDALVAADEARVIHKAWFDSRLMLLEAGGHQRVLSDPRLSEAVLELLARAGAVPVGAALCRDGLRSSPGNLCRD
- a CDS encoding acyl-CoA thioesterase, with the translated sequence MSWDLATPFVIDLRVGSEDIDGLGHANNAVYVTWLERCAWRHSQRLGLDLAEYRRLDRAMAVVRHEIDYLAAAYEDDELQLATWIIDWDQRLRMTRRFQLKRPRDGVTLLRAQTTFACIELSSGKPKRMPAEFLDGYGPALIGA
- a CDS encoding Hsp20 family protein — protein: MTTAFSLAPLFRHSVGFDRFNDLFESAARNEAGSSYPPYNVEKHGDDHYRIVVAAAGFQEEDLDLQVEKGVLTVTGGKRDNGPAEVTYLHQGIAQRAFKLSFRLADHIEVKAAGLANGLLSIDLLRIVPEEAKAKRIPINGDKPALN
- a CDS encoding tRNA dihydrouridine synthase; protein product: MQIALAPMEGLVDNILRDVLTRVGGIDWCVTEFIRVCDRLLPPSSFDKLAPELRNGARTAAGVPMRVQLLGSDPVCLAENAALACQLGAPVIDLNFGCPAKTVNKSRGGAVLLKEPELLHAIVREVRHAVPAHIPVTSKMRLGFDSPDGALECAMALAEGGSAHLVVHARTKVEGYKPPAHWEWVARVQDVVKVPVFANGEIWTVDDWRRCREVSGAEDIMLGRGLVSRPDLGLQIAAARDGREYQPMSWDDLLPLLREFWRQAQAKLSPRYAPGRMKQWLAMLTRSYPEAVVLFAELRREDDCARISRLLGVEAVTLEACVA